A genomic region of Lachnoclostridium edouardi contains the following coding sequences:
- a CDS encoding PTS mannose/fructose/sorbose/N-acetylgalactosamine transporter subunit IIC, with amino-acid sequence MFLLQCALVGILYYISNVYSSFGGFIVSKYMLQRPLVGGLLCGVIFGDIKTGLEIGVALQLAFMGVFAVGGAIAMDVGTIAYPAAAVAIINKMDAGAAIAMAGTLSVLASYVFQLVRGVNVYFCNQMKKGIKEVNYKKILFNFIVGPQIFLFLIEFMLGFVFVYYGAGAIDSLMAALPEKLLYALSQFASVLPAVGMAMLLKYNITDKWQFAFFVFGFMLFSVMGLSFIAITIFAVVIAYMYFRTGNTVQMAGASGGQIIDDDEEVL; translated from the coding sequence ATGTTTTTATTACAATGCGCTCTGGTGGGGATTCTTTATTATATCAGCAATGTGTACTCGTCCTTCGGAGGATTTATTGTCAGTAAATATATGCTTCAAAGACCTTTAGTAGGCGGGCTTCTCTGCGGAGTGATTTTTGGAGATATTAAAACAGGGCTGGAAATCGGGGTAGCTTTACAGCTGGCGTTTATGGGGGTGTTTGCCGTAGGAGGAGCCATTGCAATGGATGTGGGGACCATTGCATATCCGGCGGCGGCAGTGGCGATTATTAATAAAATGGATGCCGGGGCGGCTATTGCTATGGCTGGCACCTTGTCGGTTCTGGCCTCCTATGTATTTCAGCTGGTGAGAGGAGTGAACGTTTATTTCTGCAATCAGATGAAAAAGGGAATTAAAGAAGTTAATTATAAAAAAATACTTTTTAATTTTATAGTAGGCCCTCAGATATTTCTGTTTCTAATAGAGTTTATGCTGGGATTTGTGTTTGTATATTATGGAGCAGGAGCTATTGACAGTCTGATGGCAGCGCTTCCTGAAAAGCTTTTATATGCACTTAGTCAGTTTGCCAGCGTTTTGCCTGCAGTAGGTATGGCTATGCTGTTAAAATACAATATTACTGATAAATGGCAGTTTGCATTCTTTGTGTTTGGATTTATGCTGTTTTCTGTTATGGGACTAAGCTTTATAGCAATTACCATTTTTGCAGTAGTAATTGCATACATGTACTTCCGCACAGGAAATACAGTGCAGATGGCTGGGGCTTCAGGGGGACAGATCATAGATGACGATGAGGAGGTGCTGTAA
- a CDS encoding PTS system mannose/fructose/sorbose family transporter subunit IID, with protein sequence MDENIKIISSEPLTQKELKKLFWRYNLFYSSCINFENWHGCGYAYDIIPLLKKYYNKEGQKQGMERHMDFHNNEHTTANIVWGVMVGMEEQRALGYNVEEDMIRTTKSALMGPVAGIGDSLVQATILPLLLSIGISLTGDNYSPIGTIFYLIASGLILFTYGYFLFKQGYKFGRNAVTMLAGGNLKKIQEAVQLFGVIVIGALSANYVKLKTALAFKAAEGAKPTRIQDILDGIFPNMLSLFLMLISYYLVSKRKMSMVKLILILGAFTIIFALTGIL encoded by the coding sequence ATGGATGAAAATATAAAAATAATTTCCAGTGAACCATTGACCCAGAAAGAACTGAAAAAATTATTTTGGAGATATAACTTATTTTACTCCAGCTGCATTAACTTTGAAAACTGGCACGGCTGTGGATATGCCTACGACATAATACCTCTCTTAAAAAAATATTATAATAAGGAAGGGCAAAAGCAGGGTATGGAGCGGCATATGGATTTTCATAATAATGAACATACTACTGCCAATATAGTCTGGGGAGTGATGGTGGGAATGGAGGAGCAGAGGGCGTTAGGGTATAATGTGGAGGAGGATATGATACGCACTACAAAATCAGCCTTAATGGGCCCGGTGGCCGGAATAGGAGACAGCCTGGTTCAGGCCACGATTCTTCCTTTACTTTTGTCTATTGGAATTTCTCTTACAGGAGATAATTATTCACCCATTGGCACGATTTTTTATTTAATTGCCTCCGGTCTTATATTATTTACATACGGATATTTCCTTTTTAAACAGGGGTATAAATTCGGAAGAAATGCTGTCACTATGCTTGCAGGAGGAAACTTAAAGAAAATCCAGGAGGCGGTTCAGCTGTTTGGGGTGATAGTGATTGGAGCGTTGTCTGCAAACTATGTAAAGCTTAAAACAGCTTTGGCTTTTAAAGCGGCAGAAGGAGCAAAGCCTACCAGAATTCAGGATATTTTAGACGGAATTTTCCCCAATATGCTTAGTTTATTTTTAATGCTGATCAGCTATTATCTGGTAAGTAAAAGAAAAATGTCAATGGTAAAGCTTATTTTAATTTTAGGAGCTTTTACGATTATTTTTGCCCTGACAGGAATTTTATAG
- a CDS encoding FeoA domain-containing protein translates to MESLASVKSGDICTIKWMMGNQQVVDFIKGYHISEGSTIQIIQQRMDSVIIGFQDVRLAIGREIAERIKV, encoded by the coding sequence ATGGAATCATTGGCAAGTGTAAAAAGTGGGGATATTTGTACTATTAAGTGGATGATGGGAAATCAGCAGGTAGTGGACTTTATAAAAGGATACCACATTTCAGAGGGGAGCACCATTCAGATTATACAGCAGAGAATGGACAGCGTAATTATTGGATTTCAGGACGTGCGCCTGGCCATTGGAAGAGAGATTGCTGAAAGAATAAAGGTTTAA
- a CDS encoding metal-dependent transcriptional regulator, whose protein sequence is MKIQESAENYLETILMISRRKPYVRSIDIAVELSFSKPSVSVAMKNLRENGYIHMDSEGHIFLTDIGKKIAETMYERHSMLSQWLIYLGVDEKTAVEDACRIEHVVSAESFQAIKDHITRGNELPEKS, encoded by the coding sequence TTGAAAATACAGGAATCTGCAGAAAATTACCTGGAAACTATTTTAATGATAAGCCGCAGGAAACCTTATGTCCGCTCTATTGATATTGCCGTGGAATTGTCTTTTTCCAAGCCCAGCGTCAGCGTGGCTATGAAAAATCTCAGGGAAAACGGATATATACATATGGATTCTGAAGGCCATATTTTTCTCACTGACATAGGTAAAAAAATCGCTGAAACCATGTACGAGCGTCATTCTATGCTGTCCCAGTGGCTGATTTATCTGGGAGTTGACGAGAAAACTGCTGTAGAAGACGCCTGCCGTATTGAGCACGTAGTCAGCGCTGAAAGCTTTCAGGCAATTAAAGATCATATTACCAGGGGAAACGAGCTGCCGGAAAAAAGCTGA
- a CDS encoding heavy-metal-associated domain-containing protein — protein sequence MSTAIICIILVLIGIVGVKSYTKRLTSGCCGGSGAKQVKKVKVTDRDLSHYPFCKVLKIDGMSCGNCVNRVENSLNSLDGVWAQVDLAQGEAKVYMKEMKEDQMLKDTVKEAGYTVYKIL from the coding sequence ATGTCAACGGCGATTATTTGTATTATTTTAGTGCTGATAGGTATTGTGGGAGTGAAAAGCTATACCAAGCGGTTAACTTCCGGATGCTGCGGAGGTTCTGGCGCAAAGCAGGTAAAAAAGGTAAAGGTAACAGACAGGGATTTGTCTCATTATCCGTTTTGCAAGGTTTTAAAGATTGACGGAATGTCTTGCGGAAACTGTGTAAACAGGGTGGAAAACAGTCTGAACAGTTTAGACGGAGTTTGGGCTCAGGTGGATTTGGCTCAGGGAGAAGCCAAGGTGTATATGAAGGAAATGAAAGAAGACCAGATGTTAAAAGATACAGTTAAGGAAGCCGGATATACTGTGTATAAAATTCTATAA
- a CDS encoding DUF6110 family protein: MMDIFKLKRLGIFAGGVLFGTAGIKVLASKDAKKFYINCLAAGLRAKDCVMTTATNIQENAEDILAEAKGINSQRCQEVFEDQSLEEDQCCQSETEE; the protein is encoded by the coding sequence ATGATGGATATTTTTAAATTAAAAAGACTTGGTATTTTTGCAGGAGGAGTTTTATTTGGGACAGCAGGTATTAAGGTGCTGGCAAGTAAGGACGCAAAGAAATTTTATATTAACTGCCTAGCAGCAGGGTTAAGAGCAAAAGACTGCGTTATGACTACAGCTACTAATATTCAGGAAAATGCAGAGGACATTTTGGCTGAGGCAAAGGGAATTAACAGCCAGAGATGTCAGGAAGTATTTGAGGATCAGTCCTTAGAAGAAGATCAGTGCTGTCAGTCTGAAACAGAAGAATAA
- a CDS encoding heavy metal translocating P-type ATPase, which yields MKFIIKHEMKGRIRLHLCQNQMTVRQADLFQYYVMSLAGVTSVKVYERTGDAAIVFSGSRENLIEEIQRFSYNRSGLSELVPKNSGRQLNQEYKEKLIQKVMVRAFTRSLLPAPLRAVYTTVHALRYIVKGLRCLIKGRLEVEVLDATAISVSIFRMDFNTAGSVMFLLGIGELLEEWTHKKSVGDLARSMSLNVKKVWQNIDGTEVLTPVSQIQEGDLITVHMGNVIPLDGVVVSGEAMINQASMTGESLPVKKEKDMYVYAGTAVEEGEITLCVKKTAGDTRFERIVNMIEDSEKLKSSVEGKAATLADALVPWSLGGTALTWLLTRNVTKALSILMVDFSCALKLAMPLSVLSAMREASSHHITVKGGKFMEAVAQADTIVFDKTGTLTKAKPVVADIVPFNHMSQNELLRIAACLEEHFPHSMAKAVVSEAVKRKLTHEEMHSKVDYIVAHGIATYVGEERVIIGSQHFVFEDEKCTVPEEKKQIFDQLPSEYSHLYMAIGGELAAVICIEDPLKEEAAEVIKSLHSLGIGKIVMMTGDSDRTAKAIAEKVGVDQYYSEVLPEDKAKFVEEEKKQGRRVIMVGDGINDSPALSAADVGIAISEGAEIAREIADITVSQDELYQLVVLKQLCDRLMRRIHRNYRFVISFNLGLILLGVGGVIAPATSALLHNTSTLAVSLKSMTNMLEEKENQAV from the coding sequence ATGAAATTTATAATTAAACATGAAATGAAAGGAAGAATCCGCCTTCACCTTTGTCAGAATCAAATGACAGTAAGGCAGGCAGATCTTTTCCAGTATTATGTAATGTCTTTAGCAGGAGTTACTTCTGTAAAGGTGTATGAGAGAACAGGGGATGCAGCCATTGTTTTCTCCGGTTCAAGAGAAAATCTGATAGAGGAAATTCAGAGATTTTCCTACAATCGCTCTGGCTTATCAGAGCTGGTTCCCAAAAACAGCGGCAGACAGCTGAACCAGGAATATAAAGAAAAATTAATACAGAAGGTAATGGTGAGGGCGTTTACTAGGTCTCTTCTGCCGGCGCCATTGCGGGCTGTATATACCACAGTCCATGCTCTGCGGTATATTGTGAAAGGTCTGCGGTGTTTAATAAAAGGCAGGCTGGAAGTGGAGGTGCTGGACGCTACGGCAATTTCTGTATCTATTTTCAGAATGGACTTTAATACAGCCGGTTCTGTTATGTTTCTGCTGGGAATAGGGGAACTGTTAGAGGAATGGACTCACAAAAAGTCTGTAGGAGATCTGGCCAGAAGTATGTCCCTGAATGTAAAAAAGGTATGGCAGAACATAGACGGAACAGAGGTGCTGACTCCTGTATCTCAGATACAGGAGGGAGATCTGATTACAGTACATATGGGAAATGTGATTCCATTAGACGGAGTCGTCGTGTCAGGGGAGGCTATGATTAACCAGGCCTCAATGACAGGGGAATCTCTTCCTGTAAAGAAAGAAAAGGATATGTACGTGTATGCGGGAACAGCTGTTGAAGAAGGCGAAATTACTTTATGTGTGAAAAAGACAGCCGGTGACACCAGATTTGAAAGAATTGTAAATATGATAGAGGATTCAGAAAAGCTGAAATCATCTGTAGAGGGGAAGGCAGCTACTTTGGCGGATGCCCTGGTGCCCTGGAGCCTGGGAGGAACTGCTCTTACCTGGCTGCTTACAAGAAATGTGACAAAGGCCTTGTCCATTTTAATGGTTGACTTTTCCTGCGCATTAAAGCTGGCTATGCCTCTTTCCGTACTTTCTGCTATGCGGGAGGCAAGCAGCCATCACATCACTGTAAAAGGCGGAAAGTTTATGGAGGCTGTAGCCCAGGCAGATACTATTGTATTTGATAAAACAGGTACGCTGACTAAGGCCAAACCAGTAGTGGCTGATATTGTGCCGTTTAACCATATGAGCCAAAATGAACTGCTGCGAATCGCCGCATGTTTGGAGGAGCATTTCCCTCACTCAATGGCTAAGGCTGTAGTAAGCGAAGCTGTAAAGAGAAAGCTGACCCATGAAGAAATGCATTCTAAGGTAGATTATATTGTTGCCCACGGAATTGCTACTTATGTAGGAGAAGAAAGGGTAATTATCGGCAGCCAGCATTTTGTGTTTGAAGATGAAAAATGTACAGTTCCAGAAGAGAAAAAACAGATATTTGATCAGCTTCCCTCAGAATATTCCCATTTGTATATGGCTATAGGAGGAGAATTGGCAGCTGTAATCTGTATTGAGGACCCGTTAAAGGAGGAGGCTGCAGAGGTAATTAAAAGTCTTCACAGTCTGGGAATTGGAAAAATTGTAATGATGACAGGAGACAGCGACAGAACAGCCAAGGCGATTGCAGAGAAGGTAGGAGTAGATCAATACTATTCAGAGGTTCTTCCAGAGGACAAAGCGAAGTTTGTAGAGGAGGAAAAGAAACAGGGACGCCGCGTAATTATGGTTGGGGACGGAATTAATGATTCCCCGGCTCTTTCAGCTGCAGATGTAGGAATTGCAATTAGCGAGGGAGCGGAGATTGCCAGAGAAATCGCAGACATTACAGTTTCTCAGGACGAGCTGTATCAGCTGGTAGTTTTAAAACAGCTGTGCGACAGGCTGATGAGAAGAATTCACAGAAATTACAGATTTGTAATCAGCTTTAACCTGGGACTGATACTGTTAGGCGTTGGAGGAGTAATTGCTCCAGCCACATCAGCGCTTCTCCACAATACCTCCACCTTGGCAGTCAGCTTAAAAAGTATGACAAATATGCTGGAGGAAAAAGAGAATCAGGCCGTCTAG
- a CDS encoding ferritin family protein, whose product MKNRIQRVEEAIKYLPHVRSFGVIGNPGCEGLGTYNMKVYAGALEESGQADMTLIVGDLVPTGTKAYYETICGITETIGKNDVYVLRGNHDTGEYQKYFGRQNYALICNGFAIVVLDNAMRCFEEEGLLLVKKVLALEEVRQAVLAFHIPVPNHFIQNAVSEEEFSKLQASYGPWKEKVAYLLCGHVHSCFVDQVDGIPFICTGGGGAMIEDVSESIRACDVNHHMIHFFMEGEKLCYQFTDIPEACYAGERKNPVIKERLEETVKGELMAHLKYLMFADRARRRGMDKIANLFEALADSEYRHARNFYSVMERPAAFSESVETFIPGEVFEYEHIYKTMADYAKGENAPLTRQAYEGALAAEKVHARLLKEAGDMESFQIDSVYVCPICGYLMTGDGVKERCPVCGGPARQFKEFKD is encoded by the coding sequence ATGAAAAATAGAATACAAAGAGTAGAGGAAGCAATTAAATATTTACCCCATGTACGTTCCTTTGGAGTGATCGGGAACCCTGGCTGTGAAGGATTGGGAACCTATAATATGAAGGTTTATGCAGGCGCCTTGGAAGAAAGCGGACAGGCAGACATGACTTTAATAGTGGGAGACTTGGTGCCTACAGGTACAAAGGCTTATTATGAAACCATCTGCGGAATTACAGAAACTATTGGAAAGAATGACGTATATGTACTTAGAGGCAATCACGACACAGGAGAATATCAGAAGTATTTTGGCAGACAAAATTATGCGTTAATATGTAACGGTTTTGCCATTGTAGTGTTGGACAATGCTATGCGCTGTTTTGAGGAGGAAGGCCTTTTGCTGGTAAAAAAGGTGCTGGCCTTAGAAGAGGTGCGTCAGGCTGTGCTGGCCTTTCACATTCCAGTGCCTAACCATTTTATTCAAAACGCAGTATCTGAAGAGGAGTTTTCAAAGCTTCAGGCCAGTTACGGTCCCTGGAAGGAAAAAGTAGCATATTTACTTTGCGGTCACGTTCACTCCTGCTTTGTAGATCAGGTGGACGGAATTCCCTTCATCTGCACAGGAGGAGGCGGAGCCATGATAGAGGACGTTTCTGAAAGTATCAGGGCTTGTGATGTAAACCACCACATGATACATTTTTTCATGGAGGGGGAAAAGCTTTGCTATCAGTTTACAGATATTCCGGAGGCCTGCTATGCCGGTGAAAGAAAAAATCCGGTGATCAAAGAACGTCTGGAGGAAACGGTAAAGGGAGAGCTGATGGCCCATTTAAAATATTTAATGTTCGCCGACAGAGCCAGAAGAAGAGGGATGGACAAAATCGCCAATCTGTTTGAGGCTTTAGCAGATTCAGAATATCGCCATGCCAGAAATTTTTACTCTGTTATGGAGCGCCCGGCAGCTTTCTCTGAATCTGTGGAAACCTTTATTCCCGGCGAGGTTTTTGAGTATGAGCACATTTATAAAACAATGGCAGATTATGCCAAAGGAGAGAATGCGCCTCTTACACGCCAGGCTTATGAAGGCGCTCTGGCTGCCGAGAAGGTTCATGCCAGACTGCTGAAAGAAGCCGGGGACATGGAAAGCTTTCAGATAGATTCTGTGTATGTATGTCCAATCTGCGGATACCTGATGACAGGAGATGGGGTGAAGGAGCGCTGTCCTGTATGCGGAGGCCCGGCTAGACAATTTAAGGAATTTAAAGATTAA
- a CDS encoding recombinase family protein, with protein sequence MTIYGYVRVSSTDQNEQRQLIALWEKAVEKNNIFMDKQSGKDFDRPQYRKLMRKVKLGDLLYILSIDRLGRNYEEIQNQWRVLTKEKGIDICVINMPLLDTRQCRDLMGTFIADLVLQILSFVAQSERENICKRQEEGIAAAKARGVKFGRPEKQIPENFAKLVIEWEKKKIPLSEVLKQCSMSEATFYRRLREHRIQKKY encoded by the coding sequence ATGACAATTTATGGGTATGTGCGTGTATCCAGCACTGACCAAAATGAACAGCGTCAACTTATTGCTTTGTGGGAAAAGGCAGTTGAAAAGAATAATATATTTATGGACAAACAGTCTGGGAAAGACTTTGACCGTCCACAGTACAGGAAACTAATGAGAAAAGTAAAATTAGGAGATTTGCTTTATATTCTTAGCATTGACCGGCTAGGACGTAATTATGAAGAAATTCAAAACCAATGGCGGGTATTGACTAAAGAAAAGGGGATTGATATCTGTGTAATTAATATGCCTTTACTTGACACACGGCAGTGCAGAGATTTAATGGGAACCTTTATTGCTGATCTGGTTTTACAAATCTTATCCTTTGTGGCTCAAAGTGAACGGGAAAATATATGCAAACGGCAGGAAGAAGGTATTGCAGCAGCAAAAGCAAGAGGAGTAAAATTTGGTAGGCCTGAAAAGCAGATACCTGAAAATTTTGCCAAGTTGGTAATAGAATGGGAAAAAAAGAAAATTCCTTTGTCAGAGGTGTTAAAACAGTGCAGTATGAGTGAAGCAACATTTTATCGCCGTCTGCGGGAACATAGAATTCAAAAAAAATACTAG
- a CDS encoding carboxypeptidase-like regulatory domain-containing protein, with protein sequence MSITPNTEDNTLEIEIKITLEPNEKGLFGISELKDHRVSVTLNSILGLKAQTNIQGITNWDISGTVTSGFTWKVDITHVLKRKEWESGLEDLFSNKNEYASYDDYYIQKQYENNIKKITDKLNQIAADTAGGEIKIFDWRLPIPSVPGLYFNAEVNLFAEFEMAANINIGQESTTVYTVGVCFINGGFKPYSNTYRRDENISLSLRGKASAKAGIKLIIKATLINDKVANINVDPQIGLYADIYVTIPILDTGQADDNRFIYSYFEPGVYFSANVNAYLNILIRQFEFSYKLGEKKYPMEDWTLGNAKIATGIEVNGTSVHAVNHIAKLPDILFEYYDVKSGINGTEKILPDDLKLVTNEGVQLRAKEGNLYLPEAASSGSCYVTATYLHTDGKAYSAVFQVLISGSMLEGKVSAYTDHLSMGTLEGALVELYTEANKAAPISTQTTDETGQFAFNVEEGSYQLVISADGYRTLTSNQKVKAEEIKYTEHILLMDNSQLA encoded by the coding sequence GTGTCAATTACGCCAAACACGGAAGATAATACTCTTGAAATTGAAATAAAAATCACATTAGAACCTAATGAAAAAGGTTTATTTGGTATCAGTGAATTAAAAGATCACAGGGTATCTGTTACTCTGAATAGTATTCTTGGTTTAAAAGCGCAAACTAATATTCAGGGAATTACCAACTGGGATATTTCCGGAACTGTTACTTCCGGTTTTACCTGGAAGGTAGATATTACTCATGTTTTAAAAAGGAAAGAATGGGAGTCTGGTTTAGAAGATCTGTTTTCAAATAAAAATGAATACGCCAGTTATGATGATTATTATATACAGAAACAATATGAAAATAATATTAAAAAGATTACGGACAAGTTGAATCAAATTGCTGCAGATACTGCAGGGGGAGAAATTAAAATATTTGACTGGAGGCTGCCTATTCCCTCTGTTCCCGGTTTATACTTTAATGCTGAAGTAAATCTATTTGCCGAATTTGAAATGGCGGCAAATATTAATATTGGACAGGAAAGTACAACGGTTTATACAGTAGGAGTCTGTTTTATAAACGGAGGGTTTAAGCCTTATTCTAATACCTACCGCAGAGATGAAAATATTTCCCTTTCTCTGCGTGGAAAAGCAAGTGCCAAGGCGGGGATTAAGCTAATTATTAAGGCTACCTTGATTAATGACAAAGTAGCTAATATTAATGTTGATCCGCAAATAGGTTTATATGCAGATATTTATGTGACAATTCCTATATTGGATACAGGTCAAGCTGATGATAACAGATTTATATATAGCTATTTTGAACCTGGTGTTTATTTTAGCGCAAATGTTAATGCTTATTTGAATATTCTTATTAGACAATTTGAATTTAGTTATAAATTAGGGGAAAAGAAATACCCTATGGAAGACTGGACCCTGGGCAATGCCAAAATAGCTACAGGTATAGAAGTAAATGGGACAAGTGTTCATGCTGTTAATCACATTGCAAAGCTGCCGGATATTCTATTTGAGTATTATGATGTGAAAAGCGGAATTAACGGAACAGAAAAAATTTTACCTGACGATTTGAAACTTGTAACAAATGAAGGAGTGCAGCTCAGGGCAAAAGAAGGAAATTTATATTTACCAGAGGCCGCATCTTCTGGCAGCTGTTATGTAACTGCAACTTATCTTCATACAGACGGAAAAGCGTACAGCGCTGTTTTCCAGGTTCTTATTTCCGGAAGCATGTTGGAAGGAAAAGTTTCTGCATATACAGATCATTTGTCTATGGGAACACTGGAAGGAGCTTTGGTAGAATTATATACAGAAGCAAACAAAGCTGCGCCTATCAGTACTCAGACAACTGACGAAACAGGACAATTCGCTTTTAATGTTGAGGAAGGCAGCTACCAGCTTGTGATCAGCGCAGATGGCTATCGTACATTGACTTCAAATCAAAAGGTTAAGGCAGAGGAGATTAAATATACAGAGCATATTTTATTGATGGATAATAGCCAATTGGCTTAG
- a CDS encoding carboxypeptidase regulatory-like domain-containing protein: MTNALNGQGIGGAVLKLRDGWNNIAGEYAENLEIITDSSGHYLISDVPVGYYTVEATMEGYVTSYSNIIVLSENYKTDFDFTITPVLADNQIRIVLTWGAAPADLDSHLMGRTPEGSEFHVYYRDKKYNYEGIEMANLDVDDTTSYGPETITIVENIYGEYIYAVHNYSDRSSSNSADLSFSNAAVKVFIGSNQEAEYYVPIDQVGTYWTVFQIDTSGVITPINTLSNTRPAA, translated from the coding sequence GTGACGAATGCATTGAACGGACAGGGAATCGGCGGCGCTGTTTTGAAACTGCGGGATGGATGGAATAATATAGCTGGCGAATATGCAGAAAATCTTGAGATAATCACAGATTCCTCAGGGCATTATTTAATATCTGATGTTCCTGTTGGCTATTATACAGTAGAGGCAACTATGGAAGGTTATGTTACTAGTTATTCTAATATTATTGTTTTAAGTGAAAACTATAAAACAGATTTTGATTTCACTATTACGCCAGTATTGGCAGACAACCAGATTCGGATAGTTTTAACTTGGGGCGCTGCGCCTGCAGATTTAGATTCTCATTTAATGGGACGGACGCCGGAGGGCAGCGAATTCCATGTATATTATCGGGATAAAAAGTACAACTATGAAGGAATCGAAATGGCAAACCTAGATGTAGATGATACTACAAGCTATGGTCCAGAAACGATTACTATAGTAGAAAATATTTATGGGGAATATATTTATGCTGTTCATAACTATTCCGATCGCAGCTCGTCTAATTCTGCAGATTTAAGTTTTTCAAATGCAGCTGTGAAAGTGTTTATTGGGAGTAATCAGGAAGCTGAGTATTATGTTCCTATTGACCAGGTGGGAACCTATTGGACTGTATTTCAAATTGATACTTCAGGTGTAATAACGCCCATTAATACGTTGTCTAATACAAGGCCGGCTGCATAA
- a CDS encoding zinc-ribbon domain-containing protein, which produces MKICPNCGEQTSAEFKFCQKCGAEIGEKAEMSVKSGKLPIVPKKIILFGGIFAIGVLAVILITFLSVGSKGEKNYGLYMKDREIYYTDFSDKHAIEITSRLLSGEEIYDYNPSAASLFLGREFAFSSDGKRLFYPDKLDSFGSGISLYYRDINKPEKEPSKIDSNIIIYSINEAGNQVIYIKGSEGNLYLHDLTEKEKIASGVVGFKTADDCKRCGRL; this is translated from the coding sequence ATGAAAATATGTCCTAATTGCGGGGAACAAACTAGTGCAGAATTTAAATTTTGTCAAAAATGTGGAGCAGAAATTGGGGAAAAGGCAGAAATGTCTGTAAAGTCTGGTAAACTTCCTATTGTACCTAAGAAAATAATTTTGTTTGGCGGTATTTTCGCTATTGGCGTTTTGGCAGTTATTTTAATTACTTTTTTGTCTGTTGGCAGTAAAGGGGAAAAAAACTATGGATTATATATGAAAGATAGGGAGATTTACTATACTGATTTTTCTGACAAACATGCAATAGAAATCACCTCTCGTCTTTTAAGCGGGGAGGAAATATATGATTATAATCCATCAGCTGCCAGCCTTTTCTTGGGACGTGAATTTGCGTTCAGCAGCGACGGCAAACGTCTTTTTTATCCTGACAAACTGGACAGCTTTGGAAGCGGGATTTCTTTGTATTATCGAGATATTAATAAGCCAGAAAAAGAACCTTCTAAGATTGATTCAAATATTATTATATATAGTATTAATGAAGCTGGGAATCAAGTGATATATATAAAAGGTTCAGAGGGAAATCTTTATTTGCACGACCTGACAGAGAAAGAGAAAATTGCAAGCGGTGTGGTAGGCTTTAAAACTGCAGATGATTGCAAGCGGTGTGGTAGGCTTTAA